CGCGATGGGCCGCGACTCGGTGCTGCCGAAGAAGTTCTTCGGCCGGATCAACCCGCGCTTCCGCACCCCGGCCGCCAACATCGTGCTCACCGGCGCGGTCGGCCTGATCGCGCTCAGGCTCAGCGTCGCCGCCTCGACCTCGTTCATCAACTTCGGCGCCTTCACCGCCTTCACCTTCGTCAACATCAGCGTCATCGGCCTCTACCTGCGCCGTCGGCGGGCGGGTGAGCGCCCCGCGGCGCTCACCTGGCTGGTCGCCCCCGCCGTCGGTGCGGTGGTGGACGTCTACCTGCTGACCAAGCTGGACGACCACGCGCTGGTGCTCGGGCTGGTCTGGCTGGCCCTCGGCGTCGTCTATCTGGCCTACCTGACCCGGGGCTTCCGGTCCGCCCCGCCGGAGCTGGACTTCACCGAGGACGAGGCCCCGGCCCCGGGCTCGGAGAGCCCCGCGGCGACCGCCGGTGCGCACTGAGCGCGGACCGGCTCCGACCCGGGCTCCGGGGCGCGGAGCTGCGGTTCGGCGGCGGCTAGGGTGGTCCCGTGGCGAGCACAGCGGGCAAGTTCGGCCCCTACACCCAGGCGGCCAGGACCGGCGGCCAGCTCACCGCCGCCGGGCTCGGCGGCTCGGACCTGGTGCGCTCCGCCATCGCCCTCCAGGTCCGCCTGGGCACACTGACCCCGGGTCAGCGGCTGGACGACGTCGGGGTGCTCTCCGAGCGACTGGGGATAAGCGAGATCACGGTCCGCCGGGCGCTGGAGGGCATGTGCCAGGACGGCCTGCTGGACCGTCAGCGCGGCCGCACCGGCGGCACCTTCGTCGCCCAGGGCTGGTCCGGGGTGGTGGCCGCGCTGTACGACGCGGAGCTGGCGGCGCCGCTGGAGGCGCTGCAGCTGCTGCTGGAGTGCGGCCTGGTCGCGCTGCACTGCGGCGAGATCCGCGGCGGGGAGCTGGACGGACTCCGGGCGCTGGTCGAGGAGATCGGGCGGACCGCCGACCCCGAACTGCTGCCGCGGCTGGAGACCCGGTTCCACCTGGACCTGGCCGGGGCCCTGGGCGGGCAGCCGGCCCGGGAGCGGG
The Streptacidiphilus albus JL83 genome window above contains:
- a CDS encoding FadR/GntR family transcriptional regulator, whose protein sequence is MASTAGKFGPYTQAARTGGQLTAAGLGGSDLVRSAIALQVRLGTLTPGQRLDDVGVLSERLGISEITVRRALEGMCQDGLLDRQRGRTGGTFVAQGWSGVVAALYDAELAAPLEALQLLLECGLVALHCGEIRGGELDGLRALVEEIGRTADPELLPRLETRFHLDLAGALGGQPARERATDLVGRLCLLRPAGTTAQLLAGNLRHGELLDALETGRMDAAVGAVKAHHRLRAAGPDPVDG